From the Gymnogyps californianus isolate 813 chromosome 2, ASM1813914v2, whole genome shotgun sequence genome, one window contains:
- the SGCE gene encoding epsilon-sarcoglycan isoform X3 codes for MQYCAAGPWPHSGGALTTLLLTGEISNDPITFNTNLMGYPDRPGWLRYIQRTPYSDGVLYGSPTVENVGKPTIIEITAYNRRTFETARHNLIINIMSAEDFPLPYQAEFFIRNMNVEEMLASEVLGDFLGAVKNVWQPERLNAINITSALDRGGRVPLPINDMKEGVYVMVGADVPFSSCLREVENPQNQLRCSQEMEPVITCDKKFRTQFHIDWCKISLVDNTKQVSTFQEVIRGEGILPDGGEYKPPSDTLKSRDYYSDFLITLAVPSAIALVLFLILAYIMCCRREGVEKRNMQTPDIQLVHHSAIQKSTKELRDMSKNREIAWPLSTLPVFHPVTGEIVPPLHTDSYDNTSMPLMQTQQNLPHQTQIPQQQSAGKWYS; via the exons GTGAAATAAGTAATGATCCTATAACATTTAATACCAACTTAATGGGTTACCCTGACAGACCTGGATGGCTACGCTATATACAAAGGACACCATACAGTGATGGAGTGCTGTATGGCTCACCAACTGTAGAAAATGTGGGCAAACCAACCATCATCgag ATCACTGCATATAACAGGCGTACCTTTGAGACAGCAAGACATAATTTGATCATTAATATAATGTCAGCAGAAG ATTTTCCTTTACCATATCAAGCGGAGTTCTTCATAAGGAATATGAATGTAGAAGAAATGTTAGCAAGTGAAGTTCTTGGTGACTTTCTTGGAGCAGTGAAAAATGTATGGCAGCCAGAACGCTTGAATGCTATAAACATTACTTCAGCCCTCGACAGGGGAGGGAGAGTTCCACTTCCTATTAATGACATGAAAGAGGG TGTGTATGTTATGGTTGGGGCAGATGTTCCATTCTCTTCATGCTTACGAGAAGTGGAAAATCCACAAAATCAGCTGAGATGCAGTCAAGAAATGGAGCCTGTAATAACCTGTGATAAAAAATTTCGTACTCAATTCCATATCGACTGGTGTAAAATCTCTCTG GTTGACAATACAAAACAAGTTTCCACCTTTCAGGAAGTGATTCGTGGAGAGGGGATATTACCTGATGGTGGAGAATACAAGCCACCTTCTGAtacactgaaaagcagagactATTACTCGGATTTCCTAATTACACTGGCAGTGCCCTCGGCAATAGCACTGGTGCTTTTTCTAATACTTGCCTATATCATGTGCTGCCGACGGGAAGGAGT ggaaaagagaaacatgcaAACACCAGA TATCCAGTTGGTCCACCATAGCGCTATACAGAAATCAACCAAAGAGCTTCGTGACATGTCTAAAAACAGAGAGATAGCATGGCCTCTTTCAACGCTTCCTGTGTTCCACCCAGTCACTGGTGAGATTGTCCCACCCCTTCACACAGACAGCTACGATAATACCAGTATGCCACTGATGCAAACCCAGCA GAACCTGCCACATCAGACTCAGATTCCACAGCAGCAAAGTGCAG GTAAATGGTATtcctga
- the SGCE gene encoding epsilon-sarcoglycan isoform X1 has protein sequence MGYPDRPGWLRYIQRTPYSDGVLYGSPTVENVGKPTIIEITAYNRRTFETARHNLIINIMSAEDFPLPYQAEFFIRNMNVEEMLASEVLGDFLGAVKNVWQPERLNAINITSALDRGGRVPLPINDMKEGVYVMVGADVPFSSCLREVENPQNQLRCSQEMEPVITCDKKFRTQFHIDWCKISLVDNTKQVSTFQEVIRGEGILPDGGEYKPPSDTLKSRDYYSDFLITLAVPSAIALVLFLILAYIMCCRREGVIQLVHHSAIQKSTKELRDMSKNREIAWPLSTLPVFHPVTGEIVPPLHTDSYDNTSMPLMQTQQNLPHQTQIPQQQSAGEFRMTTFQRFEVNGIPEERKLTEAMNL, from the exons ATGGGTTACCCTGACAGACCTGGATGGCTACGCTATATACAAAGGACACCATACAGTGATGGAGTGCTGTATGGCTCACCAACTGTAGAAAATGTGGGCAAACCAACCATCATCgag ATCACTGCATATAACAGGCGTACCTTTGAGACAGCAAGACATAATTTGATCATTAATATAATGTCAGCAGAAG ATTTTCCTTTACCATATCAAGCGGAGTTCTTCATAAGGAATATGAATGTAGAAGAAATGTTAGCAAGTGAAGTTCTTGGTGACTTTCTTGGAGCAGTGAAAAATGTATGGCAGCCAGAACGCTTGAATGCTATAAACATTACTTCAGCCCTCGACAGGGGAGGGAGAGTTCCACTTCCTATTAATGACATGAAAGAGGG TGTGTATGTTATGGTTGGGGCAGATGTTCCATTCTCTTCATGCTTACGAGAAGTGGAAAATCCACAAAATCAGCTGAGATGCAGTCAAGAAATGGAGCCTGTAATAACCTGTGATAAAAAATTTCGTACTCAATTCCATATCGACTGGTGTAAAATCTCTCTG GTTGACAATACAAAACAAGTTTCCACCTTTCAGGAAGTGATTCGTGGAGAGGGGATATTACCTGATGGTGGAGAATACAAGCCACCTTCTGAtacactgaaaagcagagactATTACTCGGATTTCCTAATTACACTGGCAGTGCCCTCGGCAATAGCACTGGTGCTTTTTCTAATACTTGCCTATATCATGTGCTGCCGACGGGAAGGAGT TATCCAGTTGGTCCACCATAGCGCTATACAGAAATCAACCAAAGAGCTTCGTGACATGTCTAAAAACAGAGAGATAGCATGGCCTCTTTCAACGCTTCCTGTGTTCCACCCAGTCACTGGTGAGATTGTCCCACCCCTTCACACAGACAGCTACGATAATACCAGTATGCCACTGATGCAAACCCAGCA GAACCTGCCACATCAGACTCAGATTCCACAGCAGCAAAGTGCAG GAGAATTTCGTATGACAACATTTCAAAGATTTGAG GTAAATGGTATtcctgaggaaagaaaactaacAGAAGCAATGAATTTGTAA
- the SGCE gene encoding epsilon-sarcoglycan isoform X4, with protein MGYPDRPGWLRYIQRTPYSDGVLYGSPTVENVGKPTIIEITAYNRRTFETARHNLIINIMSAEDFPLPYQAEFFIRNMNVEEMLASEVLGDFLGAVKNVWQPERLNAINITSALDRGGRVPLPINDMKEGVYVMVGADVPFSSCLREVENPQNQLRCSQEMEPVITCDKKFRTQFHIDWCKISLVDNTKQVSTFQEVIRGEGILPDGGEYKPPSDTLKSRDYYSDFLITLAVPSAIALVLFLILAYIMCCRREGVEKRNMQTPDIQLVHHSAIQKSTKELRDMSKNREIAWPLSTLPVFHPVTGEIVPPLHTDSYDNTSMPLMQTQQNLPHQTQIPQQQSAGEFRMTTFQRFEVNGIPEERKLTEAMNL; from the exons ATGGGTTACCCTGACAGACCTGGATGGCTACGCTATATACAAAGGACACCATACAGTGATGGAGTGCTGTATGGCTCACCAACTGTAGAAAATGTGGGCAAACCAACCATCATCgag ATCACTGCATATAACAGGCGTACCTTTGAGACAGCAAGACATAATTTGATCATTAATATAATGTCAGCAGAAG ATTTTCCTTTACCATATCAAGCGGAGTTCTTCATAAGGAATATGAATGTAGAAGAAATGTTAGCAAGTGAAGTTCTTGGTGACTTTCTTGGAGCAGTGAAAAATGTATGGCAGCCAGAACGCTTGAATGCTATAAACATTACTTCAGCCCTCGACAGGGGAGGGAGAGTTCCACTTCCTATTAATGACATGAAAGAGGG TGTGTATGTTATGGTTGGGGCAGATGTTCCATTCTCTTCATGCTTACGAGAAGTGGAAAATCCACAAAATCAGCTGAGATGCAGTCAAGAAATGGAGCCTGTAATAACCTGTGATAAAAAATTTCGTACTCAATTCCATATCGACTGGTGTAAAATCTCTCTG GTTGACAATACAAAACAAGTTTCCACCTTTCAGGAAGTGATTCGTGGAGAGGGGATATTACCTGATGGTGGAGAATACAAGCCACCTTCTGAtacactgaaaagcagagactATTACTCGGATTTCCTAATTACACTGGCAGTGCCCTCGGCAATAGCACTGGTGCTTTTTCTAATACTTGCCTATATCATGTGCTGCCGACGGGAAGGAGT ggaaaagagaaacatgcaAACACCAGA TATCCAGTTGGTCCACCATAGCGCTATACAGAAATCAACCAAAGAGCTTCGTGACATGTCTAAAAACAGAGAGATAGCATGGCCTCTTTCAACGCTTCCTGTGTTCCACCCAGTCACTGGTGAGATTGTCCCACCCCTTCACACAGACAGCTACGATAATACCAGTATGCCACTGATGCAAACCCAGCA GAACCTGCCACATCAGACTCAGATTCCACAGCAGCAAAGTGCAG GAGAATTTCGTATGACAACATTTCAAAGATTTGAG GTAAATGGTATtcctgaggaaagaaaactaacAGAAGCAATGAATTTGTAA
- the SGCE gene encoding epsilon-sarcoglycan isoform X2 encodes MQYCAAGPWPHSGGALTTLLLTAFLLSSADGNNGTVNWTTKQAHSYIISRIKAVEKNGEISNDPITFNTNLMGYPDRPGWLRYIQRTPYSDGVLYGSPTVENVGKPTIIEITAYNRRTFETARHNLIINIMSAEDFPLPYQAEFFIRNMNVEEMLASEVLGDFLGAVKNVWQPERLNAINITSALDRGGRVPLPINDMKEGVYVMVGADVPFSSCLREVENPQNQLRCSQEMEPVITCDKKFRTQFHIDWCKISLVDNTKQVSTFQEVIRGEGILPDGGEYKPPSDTLKSRDYYSDFLITLAVPSAIALVLFLILAYIMCCRREGVEKRNMQTPDIQLVHHSAIQKSTKELRDMSKNREIAWPLSTLPVFHPVTGEIVPPLHTDSYDNTSMPLMQTQQNLPHQTQIPQQQSAGKWYS; translated from the exons cttttttgttaAGCTCTGCTGATGGCAATAATGGAACAGTTAACTGGACGACTAAGCAAGCCCACAGTTATATTATCAGCAGAATAAAGGCTGTTGAGAAGAATG GTGAAATAAGTAATGATCCTATAACATTTAATACCAACTTAATGGGTTACCCTGACAGACCTGGATGGCTACGCTATATACAAAGGACACCATACAGTGATGGAGTGCTGTATGGCTCACCAACTGTAGAAAATGTGGGCAAACCAACCATCATCgag ATCACTGCATATAACAGGCGTACCTTTGAGACAGCAAGACATAATTTGATCATTAATATAATGTCAGCAGAAG ATTTTCCTTTACCATATCAAGCGGAGTTCTTCATAAGGAATATGAATGTAGAAGAAATGTTAGCAAGTGAAGTTCTTGGTGACTTTCTTGGAGCAGTGAAAAATGTATGGCAGCCAGAACGCTTGAATGCTATAAACATTACTTCAGCCCTCGACAGGGGAGGGAGAGTTCCACTTCCTATTAATGACATGAAAGAGGG TGTGTATGTTATGGTTGGGGCAGATGTTCCATTCTCTTCATGCTTACGAGAAGTGGAAAATCCACAAAATCAGCTGAGATGCAGTCAAGAAATGGAGCCTGTAATAACCTGTGATAAAAAATTTCGTACTCAATTCCATATCGACTGGTGTAAAATCTCTCTG GTTGACAATACAAAACAAGTTTCCACCTTTCAGGAAGTGATTCGTGGAGAGGGGATATTACCTGATGGTGGAGAATACAAGCCACCTTCTGAtacactgaaaagcagagactATTACTCGGATTTCCTAATTACACTGGCAGTGCCCTCGGCAATAGCACTGGTGCTTTTTCTAATACTTGCCTATATCATGTGCTGCCGACGGGAAGGAGT ggaaaagagaaacatgcaAACACCAGA TATCCAGTTGGTCCACCATAGCGCTATACAGAAATCAACCAAAGAGCTTCGTGACATGTCTAAAAACAGAGAGATAGCATGGCCTCTTTCAACGCTTCCTGTGTTCCACCCAGTCACTGGTGAGATTGTCCCACCCCTTCACACAGACAGCTACGATAATACCAGTATGCCACTGATGCAAACCCAGCA GAACCTGCCACATCAGACTCAGATTCCACAGCAGCAAAGTGCAG GTAAATGGTATtcctga